The Neurospora crassa OR74A linkage group IV, whole genome shotgun sequence genome has a segment encoding these proteins:
- a CDS encoding MFS transporter, variant has product MGMYWGGLSDRVGRKPVLLLGCVGTMFSMIMVGFATNLWVAVLGRAIGGLLNGNIGVIQTMVGELVTKPEHEPKAYSIMPFVWSIGTIIGPAIGGTFADPHDSFPNMFPKGSLFDRFPYLLPNLICAGMLFMSIVLGYFLLEETHPDMQPRVLLPDDTFLSENTPLIETSDAMKRPAVDLRDENYGTMRARDIQNASLALKTIERQPSYNVFSKKIMAVIVSLSIFTYHSMTFDHLLPIFFEDDRVPTSQSFGIFKVLSPFYSPGGLGLSLQSVGMIMAVQGVIALFMQAVIFPLMAERLGVYRLFILVTVLHPIIYVIMPTLLFIPERLLYPAIYFCLVVRNFFSILLYPLLLILIKEATPSFSVLGKVNGLAASAGAACRMIAPPVAGYLYSVGRKMDCTALAWYGSMFVAVIGAIQCFQVKRDRSRNVGGDDNTGQHSDSDGEVTPAAETA; this is encoded by the exons ATGGGCATGTACTGGGGAGGTCTGTCCGACAGAGTTGGCCGGAAACCCGTTTTGCTTCTAGGATGTGTCGGCACTATGTTCAGCATGATCATGGTTGGATTCGCAACCAACCTTTGGGTCGCTGTGCTCGGTCGTGCCATAGGCGGGCTCCTTAACGGCAATATCGGTGTGATCCAGACCATGGTTGGCGAGCTAGTCACAAAGCCAGAACATGAGC CCAAGGCATATTCCATCA TGCCTTTTGTTTGGAGCATCGGCACCATCATTGGTCCCGCTATTGGCGGTACCTTTGCTGACCCCCACGATTCCTTCCCAAACATGTTCCCCAAGGGCTCCTTGTTCGACCGATTCCCGTACCTGTTACCCAACCTTATCTGCGCCGGCATGCTTTTTATGAGCATCGTGCTTGGTTACTTTCTCCTCGAGGAGACGCATCCCGACATGCAACCCCGCGTCCTGCTTCCCGACGATACGTTCCTTTCCGAGAACACACCCTTGATCGAGACCTCCGATGCGATGAAGCGCCCCGCTGTCGACCTTCGTGATGAGAACTACGGCACCATGCGGGCTCGGGACATTCAGAATGCCAGCCTTGCACTGAAGACTATCGAGAGGCAGCCGAGTTACAACGTCTTTTCCAAGAAGATCATGGCAGTCATCGTCTCCCTGTCGATCTTTACGTATCACTCGATGACGTTTGACCACCTCCTTCCCATTTTCTTCGAAGACGACAGGGTTCCTACCAGCCAGTCGTTTGGTATCTTCAAGGTTCTGAGCCCCTTCTACTCCCCTGGAGGCCTAGGACTCTCCCTTCAATCAGTCGGCATGATCATGGCTGTTCAGGGTGTCATTGCCCTTTTCATGCAAGCCGTCATCTTTCCTTTGATGGCTGAGAGGCTCGGTGTTTACAGACTCTTCATTCTGGTCACGGTATTACACCCCATCATCTACGTTATCATGCCGACGCTGCTTTTCATTCCGGAGAGGCTCCTTTACCCGGCCATTTACTTCTGTCTTGTGGTTCGTAACTTCTTTTCCATCCTCCTCTACCCTCTCCTCCTGATCCTCATCAAGGAGGCCACCCCTAGTTTTTCTGTTCTGGGCAAAGTGAACGGGCTCGCTGCCAGTGCGGGTGCAGCATGCCGGATGATCGCCCCGCCTGTGGCCGGCTATCTGTACTCGGTGGGAAGAAAGATGGACTGCACTGCCTTGGCTTGGTATGGAAGCATGTTTGTTGCCGTGATTGGAGCGATCCAGTGCTTCCAGGTTAAAAGAGATAGGTCGAGGAATGTGGGGGGCGATGATAACACAGGTCAACACTCTGACAGCGATGGAGAAGTCACTCCTGCTGCGGAGACGGCTTAA
- a CDS encoding phospholipase D, which translates to MGFLRDKLKQKLEEVTAGVESLLHEDDTPSASANAQQAGDDEVPETSYPSQYGANRFGSFAPESSGDVKWYVDGASYFYAVSIALEQAQESIYILDWWLSPELYLRRPPAKNQQYRLDRMLRNAAERGVKVHIIVYKEVEQALTLDSRHTRKALEGLHENIQVFRHPDHIPRGRDVIAEFRSKIQMGTFSLAKLPQETLTALYGTKDDVTLFWAHHEKLCVVDRKLAFMGGLDMCFGRWDTNSHPIADAHPSNLNDIIFPGQDYNNARVYDFEDVSNWENNKLDRTKHSRMGWSDISISLQGHIVDNLVDHFVDRWAFIWNEKYKEKDPGKYALISADAPSRDRGYGDNAPYPEADNYETPFHFRQHARRFLGDTDDVDHDNRSRSGEHSRRGMKVQLVRSCSKWSAGHDTEASIAEAYIEIITNAKHFIYIENQFFITATSNAQKPVENKIGKAIVDRIIRAHREGEKFIIFVTMPAVPAFAGDLKSDGALGTRAIMEYQYFSINRGGNSIMECLQRAGIENPSDYIRFYNLRNYDRINTSEAMAQATKDAGVSYEGARRDYDDKFGRAIDDERNQYESSRDPYERNRGDDGYGRGRYEGDRGYEGGRGGYEGGRGGYEGGYDGSRPESDEYDVQGGYGDRYDGGRDDDRYGGRQSGYGGGYRDEDYRQSSRYEDGYEGGYGGSEGGGRQYSQYERYQEAASKITDNTWDTISSCYMLNGPEVDSVPWNGSPESEIDAFVCEELYVHSKVLIADDRVVICGSANLNDRSQLGDHDSEIAVIIQDKNRVESSMNGEPYQASAFAASLRRYLFRKHLGLLPDQRWDAANNNWTPVNQHSVNEYDWGSDADRLVEDPLADDFLAMWYKTAKANTKIFRKVFHAVPDDTVRTWEDYEQFFSEKFVLPGTEAKEAEEGYEKGKVDYGHVVKDEFPGGVEEVKEWLGRVRGTLVEMPLNFLIDVKDLAKEGLSFNELTNTLYT; encoded by the exons ATGGGCTTTCTGCGTGATAAGCTCAAGCAGAAGCTTGAAGAGGTTACAGCAGGTGTAGAGAGTCTGCTCCATGAAGACGATACCCCTAGCGCTTCCGCCAACGCTCAGCAAGCCGGAGATGATGAAGTCCCCGAGACCTCCTATCCTTCCCAGTATGGAGCCAACCGCTTCGGATCCTTCGCACCTGAATCCTCAGGCGATGTGAAGTGGTACGTCGATGGGGCCTCCTATTTCTATGCCGTCTCCATCGCTCTTGAAC AGGCCCAGGAGAGCATCTACATTCTTGATTGGTGGCTGAG CCCCGAGTTGTATCTGCGCCGCCCCCCTGCAAAGAACCAGCAGTACCGGCTTGACCGGATGCTGCGCAACGCTGCAGAGCGCGGTGTAAAAGTCCACATTATTGTGTACAAGGAGGTCGAACAGGCTTTGACTC TCGATTCTCGG CACACAAGGAAAGCTTTGGAAGGTCTTCACGAGAACATCCAGGTCTTTAGACATCCTGATCATATCCCAAGGGGTAGAGATGTCATCGCCGAATTCCGGTCCAAGATACAGATGGGCACATTCAGCTTGGCTAAGCTCCCGCAGGAGACCTTGACCGCATTGTACGGTACAAAGGATGACGTGACCCTATTCTGGGCCCACCATGAGAAGCTGTGCGTTGTCGATAGGAAGCTCGCATTCATGGGAGGTTTGGATATGT GCTTTGGAAGATGGGACACAAACAGTCACCCAATCGCCGATGCCCATCCCAGCAACCTCAACGACATTATTTTCCCCGGTCAGGACTACAACAATGCTCGTGTATACGACTTTGAGGATGTTAGTAACTGGGAGAACAACAAGC TTGACCGCACGAAGCACTCCAGAATGGGTTGGTCTGATATCAGCATCAGTCTGCAAGGCCACATTGTTGATAACCTAGTTGATCACTTCGTCGACCGCTG GGCCTTCATCTGGAACGAAAAGTACAAGGAAAAGGATCCCGGAAAGTATGCCCTTATCAGTGCCGACGCTCCAAGCCGCGACCGTGGATATGGAGACAACGCTCCCTATCCTGAGGCTGATAATTACGAAACCCCTTTCCATTTCCGCCAGCATGCCCGCCGTTTCTTGGGAGATACCGACGACGTGGACCATGACAATCGCAGCCGCTCGGGCGAGCATTCGAGACGTGGCATGAAGGTTCAACTGGTGCGAAG TTGCTCCAAATGGTCCGCTGGTCATGACACGGAAGCCTCCATTGCCGAAGCGTACATCGAGatcatcaccaacgccaaGCACTTCATCTACATCGAGAACCAG TTCTTTATTACCGCTACATCCAACGCTCAGAAGCCTGTTGAAAATAAGATCGGCAAGGCTATCGTTGACCGTATCATCCGGGCCCATCGCGAGGGCGAGAAGTTTATCATTTTCGTGACGATGCCTGCCGTCCCTGCTTTCGCTGGCGATCTCAAGTCCGACGGCGCCCTCGGCACTCGTGCTATCATGGAGTACCAATACTTCAGCATCAACAGAGGTGGCAACAGCATCATGGAATGTCTGCAGAGGGCGGGCATTGAGAACCCGTCGGATTACATCCGATTCTACAACCTGCGCAACTACGACCGTATCAACACTAGTGAGGCTATGGCTCAAGCTACCAAGGATGCTGGAGTAAGCTACGAAGGGGCTCGTCGGGATTACGATGATAAATTCGGGCGTGCCATTGATGATGAACGGAACCAATATGAGAGCAGCCGCGATCCGTATGAGAGAAACAGGGGTGATGACGGCTACGGAAGGGGCAGATACGAGGGTGATAGGGGTTATGAGGGCGGAAGAGGTGGCTACGAAGGCGGAAGAGGTGGCTACGAAGGCGGCTACGACGGCAGCAGACCCGAGAGCGACGAGTATGATGTCCAGGGCGGATATGGCGACCGGTACGACGGTGGCCGTGATGACGACCGGTACGGTGGCAGGCAGAGCGGCTATGGAGGCGGATACCGTGACGAGGACTACCGTCAAAGCAGTCGCTACGAAGACGGCTACGAAGGCGGCTACGGAGGAAGCGAAGGCGGCGGACGCCAATACAGCCAATATGAGCGCTACCAGGAAGCCGCCAGCAAGATCACCGACAACACGTGGGACACCATCTCCTCCTGCTACATGCTCAACGGTCCCGAGGTGGACAGCGTCCCCTGGAACGGCTCGCCCGAATCCGAGATTGACGCCTTCGTCTGCGAAGAGCTCTACGTCCACTCCAAGGTTCTCATCGCCGACGACCGCGTCGTCATCTGCGGCTCCGCCAACCTCAACGACCGCTCGCAATTGGGCGACCACGACTCGGAAATCGCCGTCATCATCCAGGACAAGAACCGCGTGGAGAGTTCCATGAACGGCGAACCCTACCAAGCCTCCGCCTTCGCCGCTTCGCTGCGTCGCTACCTCTTCCGTAAGCACCTCGGCTTGCTCCCCGACCAGCGCTGGGAcgccgccaacaacaactggaCCCCCGTCAACCAGCACTCCGTCAACGAGTACGACTGGGGCTCGGACGCCGATCGCCTTGTCGAGGACCCCCTCGCTGACGACTTCTTGGCCATGTGGTACAAGACGGCGAAAGCAAATACCAAGATCTTCCGCAAGGTGTTCCATGCTGTGCCTGATGATACGGTGCGCACGTGGGAGGACTATGAACAATTCTTTAGCGAAAAGTTCGTGTTGCCCGGAACGGAGGCTAAAGAGGCTGAAGAAGGTTACGAGAAGGGCAAGGTTGATTATGGACATGTGGTCAAGGATGAGTTCCCTGGTGGCGTGGAGGAGGTTAAGGAGTGGTTGGGTAGAGTCCGCGGAACGCTCGTGGAGATGCCGTTGAACTTTTTGATTGATGTGAAGGATTTGGCTAAGGAGGGGTTGTCGTTTAACGAGTTGACGAATACGCTTTATACCTAA
- a CDS encoding MFS transporter yields MTLTCTSHRDPDKFPAVQLFLLAIVRLAEPIALTSIFPYAWAFIKRLHIGNEDDASFYAGLLISSFALAEASMGMYWGGLSDRVGRKPVLLLGCVGTMFSMIMVGFATNLWVAVLGRAIGGLLNGNIGVIQTMVGELVTKPEHEPKAYSIMPFVWSIGTIIGPAIGGTFADPHDSFPNMFPKGSLFDRFPYLLPNLICAGMLFMSIVLGYFLLEETHPDMQPRVLLPDDTFLSENTPLIETSDAMKRPAVDLRDENYGTMRARDIQNASLALKTIERQPSYNVFSKKIMAVIVSLSIFTYHSMTFDHLLPIFFEDDRVPTSQSFGIFKVLSPFYSPGGLGLSLQSVGMIMAVQGVIALFMQAVIFPLMAERLGVYRLFILVTVLHPIIYVIMPTLLFIPERLLYPAIYFCLVVRNFFSILLYPLLLILIKEATPSFSVLGKVNGLAASAGAACRMIAPPVAGYLYSVGRKMDCTALAWYGSMFVAVIGAIQCFQVKRDRSRNVGGDDNTGQHSDSDGEVTPAAETA; encoded by the exons ATGACCCTAACATGTACAAGCCATCGCGACCCGGACAAGTTCCCAGCCGTCCAGCTATTCCTCCTTG CAATCGTCCGTCTCGCCGAACCGATCGCACTCACCTCCATTTTTCCCTATGCCTGGGCTTTCATCAAACGACTACACATCGGAAACGAAGATGATGCCTCATTCTACGCCGGCCTTCTCATCTCGTCCTTCGCCCTAGCCGAGGCCTCGATGGGCATGTACTGGGGAGGTCTGTCCGACAGAGTTGGCCGGAAACCCGTTTTGCTTCTAGGATGTGTCGGCACTATGTTCAGCATGATCATGGTTGGATTCGCAACCAACCTTTGGGTCGCTGTGCTCGGTCGTGCCATAGGCGGGCTCCTTAACGGCAATATCGGTGTGATCCAGACCATGGTTGGCGAGCTAGTCACAAAGCCAGAACATGAGC CCAAGGCATATTCCATCA TGCCTTTTGTTTGGAGCATCGGCACCATCATTGGTCCCGCTATTGGCGGTACCTTTGCTGACCCCCACGATTCCTTCCCAAACATGTTCCCCAAGGGCTCCTTGTTCGACCGATTCCCGTACCTGTTACCCAACCTTATCTGCGCCGGCATGCTTTTTATGAGCATCGTGCTTGGTTACTTTCTCCTCGAGGAGACGCATCCCGACATGCAACCCCGCGTCCTGCTTCCCGACGATACGTTCCTTTCCGAGAACACACCCTTGATCGAGACCTCCGATGCGATGAAGCGCCCCGCTGTCGACCTTCGTGATGAGAACTACGGCACCATGCGGGCTCGGGACATTCAGAATGCCAGCCTTGCACTGAAGACTATCGAGAGGCAGCCGAGTTACAACGTCTTTTCCAAGAAGATCATGGCAGTCATCGTCTCCCTGTCGATCTTTACGTATCACTCGATGACGTTTGACCACCTCCTTCCCATTTTCTTCGAAGACGACAGGGTTCCTACCAGCCAGTCGTTTGGTATCTTCAAGGTTCTGAGCCCCTTCTACTCCCCTGGAGGCCTAGGACTCTCCCTTCAATCAGTCGGCATGATCATGGCTGTTCAGGGTGTCATTGCCCTTTTCATGCAAGCCGTCATCTTTCCTTTGATGGCTGAGAGGCTCGGTGTTTACAGACTCTTCATTCTGGTCACGGTATTACACCCCATCATCTACGTTATCATGCCGACGCTGCTTTTCATTCCGGAGAGGCTCCTTTACCCGGCCATTTACTTCTGTCTTGTGGTTCGTAACTTCTTTTCCATCCTCCTCTACCCTCTCCTCCTGATCCTCATCAAGGAGGCCACCCCTAGTTTTTCTGTTCTGGGCAAAGTGAACGGGCTCGCTGCCAGTGCGGGTGCAGCATGCCGGATGATCGCCCCGCCTGTGGCCGGCTATCTGTACTCGGTGGGAAGAAAGATGGACTGCACTGCCTTGGCTTGGTATGGAAGCATGTTTGTTGCCGTGATTGGAGCGATCCAGTGCTTCCAGGTTAAAAGAGATAGGTCGAGGAATGTGGGGGGCGATGATAACACAGGTCAACACTCTGACAGCGATGGAGAAGTCACTCCTGCTGCGGAGACGGCTTAA
- a CDS encoding disulfide isomerase — protein sequence MRWLPLFLGAARLAVAASTTTETETEDEVKVYTKFNDVPVPPLIELTPDNWEKESKASKWLMVKHYSPYCPHCIDFAPTYQTLYEFYYTSKPVGDENANFTTFYDFRFGTINCVAYYDLCSAHKASSYPTTTLYKNGEQVAALKGVKSMPVLSEIVEKALEATKPGSRPAKLELPKPGEIVAPGYVPKVAAPQDTKETSNVDIAKDVPKVDLVKDSATVEQPVKDTFITGNDEYLMPTPKTEDKATEKVVDKVVDKAADKATETKATETKAVESKAASKADPSTEATAKIEKAKGKEEEEKKKSTSPAYYEAPAVAAAAAASIKGNKPKTTPNPNGISQPLTAESFQSQVTMTQEPWFIKFYAPWCHHCQAMAANWAQVAREMKGRLNIGEVNCEQEARLCKDVRVTGYPTIQFFRGGERVEYTGLRGLGDFLAYAEKAIDISKGVQDVDAASFKALEEKEEVIFVYFYDHATTTEDFLALERLPLSLIGRAKLVKTRDPELYDRFKITTWPRLLVSREGRPTYYQPLTPNEMRGTRQVLNWMKSVWLPIVPEMTASNAREIMDGKIVVLGLLNRDDEESFNGAIREMKSAASEWMDKQIQLFQLERQELRNAKQLRIEEAEDRNDQRALRNAKNIRINMDRADRKEITFAWVDGVFWQRWIRTTYGIDVKDTGDRIIINDEDNRRYWDQTTTGNPIVPSRTSILETITKISQNPLNIKPKLTISAFEKLFFDIRMTFSEHPYLSMGCILGIAFGCLSWFRNSARAQRRAGHGTHFKLEEGGIGAPSEKGSTGGFIQSVFGGSGGSSNGPKAD from the exons ATGAGGTGGCTTCCCCTATTCCTGGGCGCGGCCCGTCTGGCCGTTGCCGCATCAACAACGACAGAAACAGAAACAGAGGACGAAGTGAAAGTGTACACCAAGTTCAACGATGTACCGGTACCACCACTCATCGAACTCACCCCCGACAACTGGGAGAAGGAATCCAAAGCCAGCAAATGGCTGATGGTTAAGCACTACAG CCCTTACTGCCCTCACTGCATTGACTTTGCTCCTACATACCAAACATTATACGAGTTCTACTACACATCGAAGCCCGTCGGGGACGAGAACGCGAATTTTACCACCTTCTACGACTTCCGCTTCGGCACCATCAACTGCGTAGCGTACTACGATCTCTGCAGCGCACACAAGGCATCTTCCTACCCAACTACCACCCTCTACAAGAATGGCGAACAGGTTGCGGCTCTCAAGGGCGTCAAGTCCATGCCTGTTCTGAGTGAGATAGTTGAGAAGGCCTTGGAAGCGACCAAGCCCGGATCAAGACCCGCGAAGCTCGAGCTTCCTAAGCCCGGCGAAATAGTTGCTCCCGGCTACGTTCCCAAGGTCGCCGCCCCCCAAGATACCAAGGAAACATCCAACGTTGATATCGCCAAGGATGTGCCCAAGGTCGATCTTGTCAAGGACTCTGCCACGGTCGAACAACCTGTTAAAGATACCTTCATCACCGGAAATGACGAGTACTTGATGCCCACTCCCAAGACCGAGGATAAGGCCACGGAAAAGGTTGTGGATAAGGTTGTGGATAAGGCGGCGGACAAAGCCACGGAAACCAAGGCAACGGAAACTAAGGCCGTAGAGTCTAAGGCCGCCTCTAAGGCCGACCCTTCTACCGAGGCCACGGCCAAGAtcgagaaggccaagggcaaggaggaagaggagaagaagaagtctaCGTCTCCTGCTTACTACGAGGCCCCCGCtgttgctgccgctgccgccgcgtCTATCAAGGGCAACAAGCCCAAGACTACTCCTAACCCCAATGGCATCTCCCAGCCCCTGACTGCCGAGAGCTTCCAGAGCCAGGTCACCATGACCCAGGAGCCTTGGTTCATCAAGTTTTACGCCCCTTGGTGCCATCACTGCCAAGCCATGGCCGCCAACTGGGCTCAGGTTGCTCGCGAGATGAAGGGCCGCCTCAACATTGGCGAGGTCAACTGCGAGCAGGAGGCCCGTCTCTGCAAGGACGTCCGTGTCACCGGTTACCCCACCATCCAGTTCTTCCGGGGAGGCGAGCGTGTCGAGTACACTGGCCTCCGTGGTCTCGGTGACTTTCTCGCGTATGCTGAGAAGGCCATTGACATCTCTAAAGGTGTACAGGACGTCGATGCCGCTTCCTTCAAGGCTcttgaggagaaggaggaggtcatCTTTGTTTACTTCTACGATcatgccaccaccaccgaggaCTTTCTCGCCCTTGAGCGTCTTCCTCTCAGCCTTATCGGCCGTGCCAAGCTCGTTAAGACCCGCGACCCCGAACTGTACGATCGCTTCAAGATTACCACCTGGCCCCGCCTGCTCGTCTCTCGCGAAGGCCGCCCCACCTACTATCAGCCCCTCACGCCCAATGAGATGCGCGGCACTCGCCAGGTTCTTAACTGGATGAAGTCCGTTTGGCTACCCATTGTTCCCGAGATGACCGCCTCCAACGCCCGCGAGATCATGGATGGCAAGATTGTTGTCCTCGGACTCCTTAACAGAGACGACGAAGAGTCCTTCAACGGTGCCATCCGCGAGATGAAGTCGGCCGCCAGCGAGTGGATGGACAAGCAGATTCAGCTCTTCCAGCTGGAAAGGCAGGAGCTTCGTAATGCTAAACAGCTGCGCAtcgaggaggctgaggaccGCAATGACCAGCGTGCTTTGCGCAACGCCAAGAACATCCGCATCAACATGGACAGGGCAGACAGGAAGGAGATCACCTTTGCTTGGGTTGATGGCGTTTTCTGGCAGAGATGGATCAGGACCACCTACGGTATTGATGTCAAGGACACTGGTGACCGGATCATCATCAACGACGAGGAT AACCGTCGCTACTGGGATCAAACAACCACCGGCAACCCTATCGTTCCCAGCCGCACGTCCATCCTCGAGACCATCACCAAGATCTCCCAGAATCCTCTCAACATCAAGCCCAAGCTCACCATCTCCGCCTTCGAGAAGCTTTTCTTCGACATTCGTATGACCTTCTCGGAGCATCCTTACCTTTCCATGGGCTGCATTCTCGGCATCGCCTTCGGTTGCCTCTCGTGGTTCCGCAACAGCGCTCGCGCTCAGAGGAGGGCCGGTCACGGTACGCACTtcaagctggaggagggcggCATTGGTGCTCCCAGCGAGAAGGGCAGCACCGGCGGCTTCATTCAGAGCGTATTTGGCGGCAGCGGTGGAAGCAGCAATGGACCCAAGGCTGATTGA